In the genome of Deltaproteobacteria bacterium, the window TCCTTTCGGGAAGAATGCCGCTGTCGATGACCGGGTTCGTGCTGGGAAGATCTCGACCGATGAGGTCGTTGACATCTTCGATGCTCCATCTTTCAGTTTTTTGCTTGATGCTTGCTGTTGTGGCCCCGTGCATGCCTTACTCCGCGGATCAAGCGGCGCGTCGTCTTTGCCCTGCCCGCCCCGGCTTGCGGTCGAGTGCCTCGTGAAGGGCTCTCTCCCACAGGGTCCTGTCATTTTCGCTGATCAGCTTTGCCTGGACGCGGCACAAAATCTCGAGCCGATCCGCGGTTTCTGACAATTGGCGGATGGCTGTGACAAGGACCCGCGATGCCTCCGTCAACGCTCTGGTGCAGACTTCGAATTTTTCTATGTCGTTAAGACCTTCTAGCAGATCCACGGTCTAAAACCTCCTCAAGGCTGACGCCCGGGCTCTCGAGTACCCATCTGTCGATTTCATCCTTGACAAAGAGAAGCCTGCCTGCCGGCTTGTGGTACGGGATCTTCCGCCGCCAGGCCAGATTCCGTACGGCCGCCGGCGATCGCCCGAGAAGTTGCGCCACGTCTGTGATGGTTAGATATCGCATGTTTCTAGTTCAGCCGCCGAGCCTCATCCTCGGTTATCAGGTTTCGCTCCCGCAAATATGCGACGACACCCGGAGCTCTGGCCAAGAAAGCCTGCAGAATCGGCCAGGTCCGCGCGTACACCTCCTCAATGACTTGGGGGGACAAGCGGCTCAAGACCTCAAGAAAGGCTCCCCTCTTTCTTGCGATTTCGGGGGAGTCACCCGGATGGACGCTTCCCTGCTTGAGAGATTGTATTTGCTGAGCGAGAAGCTCATTCTCCCTGGTCAGGGAATCTACTGTTTTCTGCAGGTCCTGGACGTGAGCCTTGAGTTCGAGGACATAACGGTTGGTGAGACTGTCCTTCTCCCGGATTTGCGCCTTCATCCTTTTTACGTCCTTGAAGGTCAATCTTGCGCGCTCGAGCGCTTTATCCACTTCCTGAATCCGACGGAAAAGTGCCCGCGAGAATGAGAGGTTGCGGGCTTCACTCTCCTTCCTGATTTTTTCGTATATCTCGAGCTCGTCTTCGGACCGGAAATAGATCGTGACCCGTTTCTCCATTATTCACCTCCATCCTCATCGTTTTAATGTAAGTTTACCAGTAGAACTACTTTATGTCAAGCCCCTTCTGCCGGCCCCCTGGTCCCGCTACGGAGTCACAGTGCGTTGCACACTGTTGTGAAAATGTTGGGAGTTTGCCGAGAAAAAGTGGACTTTCTGTGATGTTCTGTGATGTTTCAGAGAGGGTCTAAGTAGGCAAGAAAAAAGGGATTTCCGCTTCTATCAACATTTTACGGAAATCCCGCGTTAGGGATTAGAAGTCCGTTGCTCTTTCCATTGAGCTACAGGCGCATCAACGGTCTCCTCTTCTTCCATCCCCTCATCATCCGGGAGGCGCCCCGATTCTTTCACCCGAGCCCCTTCCCGCTGTCTTTTTCAGACTATTTATAGCCCCTCCGGAAACGCCAGTCAAGACATGAGGCGGCTGGGGTTTCCCCGCTCCGGAGCCCAGAAGGGGGCACCGTGAATCAAGAAACTCCGGTTGTTGAGCCCCTTGACGCGGTCTGCTCGGACAGTCTATACTGCTTCTCACCGGAAAACCGCAGGGGTCTCAATGTTCCGGAGTTCCCGGGTTACCTCTCATGCCTTGACGAGGATTGGATCTTTCAGACCCGCGTCGACCCTGACTACTACTCTCCAGCCGAGGTGGCCTACATAAAGCGTTTCCGCTTCTCCAGATCCAAGAACAACAGGATGAGGGCTCACTTCGAGAGCATGGACGTGCCGGTGCTGGTCCCCCCGAAAGAGACGGTCTCGGGCTTTGTCCATACCGATGCAGATCCGGGGTTCAAGTACGTCAACGTGGTCCTCGTGGGGTTCGAGAGTGTGGAGATCTTCAATATAGTGGTCGAGGTGCCCGGGATAAAGGCCGATTACGAGGAGGTCGATCTCGACAGCCTGTACTCCCGGGAAGAGATCGTCGACTGCGACGAAGAGGAGTTACGGGCTGCTCTTGAAAAGATGCCGTGCTGTACGACCAACAAGAGGGGGACAGGCAAGGGGGACCCCTTGAACCTGGTCTTCATCGGGGACGTCGAGGATCTGCTCGTGGCGCTGGTCGGAAGCGGGTGGGACGTAACCGAGAGGATGTCCTCCGGCTCTATGTGGAGGACGGTGAAGTCCTTTTTCCTGGGCAAGCGTTACCGGCACTCCCCGGTGAGTTCACTCTATGTCTTCGGACGTCGGCAGGACGCGGCGTTCCAGAAGGCTCGCCAGTCAGTCAACGAGCGAAACCATCTCCGCCTCTGGCTGAGCCCGCTTCGTTTCAAGAACAAGCCCGTCTGGATCGGCCAGATAAGCCGCGATATCGGCGTCAAGTTCACCCTAAGGGTAGGTTTCCTTACGACCCACGTCATCGATCCGGACGTGGACAATGACCGATGGTACCTCATCCAGAACCTCGTCGAGGCACACGCCCTTGCCAAGCTCGGCTATGTCGCCGGAGTCGGCAAGGCTCCCCCGGATAACCCCAAGCACAACCTCGGTGGAGATCCTTATTTCACGGACGGTTTGCGTGCTGTTATGGTGTGCACGAAATTCCCCGTCAGGTTCAAGGATGTGGAACTCTTCGATTGGGAGTTCCCCCCTCAAAGTGAAAAGTACAGGGACTATCTGGTGCGCCAGGTCAAGCCCGGCAGAAAAGAAAGCCGCCCTGACCGGGCGGCTGGATTCTCTCATCGCAGGGGAACCAGATAATCGGGGCGAGCCGATTTGAACGGCCGACCTCCTGCTCCCAAGGCAGGCGCGCTAACCCGGCTGCGCTACGCCCCGGAAAGTACAATACATATCATGGACTCGGCTGCCGGACAAGTCCCGGGACCCGTGTTTCCAGGCAAACCATAACAAAAGGGCTCACAAAGACCTGCCCTCCTCCCCTTCCTGTCTCAACACATCCTTCAGTCTTCTCAAGGCCTTGCCCCTGTGACTCACGCGGTTCTTTTCGTCCTGGTCCAGCTCTGCAAAGGTCTTGCCCAATGGAGGGAAAAAGAAGAGAGGATCGTAACCGAATCCCCCGGTTCCCCTCCTCTCGGAGGTGATCATGCCACGGCAATCCTCTTCGATAATTCTCTCCTCCCCAGACGGCCATACAATCGCCAGGACGCAACGAAACGAGGCACCCCTTCTCTCCGGTGGAACTCCTTCCAAAAGCTCAAGGAGCTTCTCGTTGTTCTCTTCATCGGTAGCCCCCTGGCCTGCAAACCGTGCGGAAAGGACCCCCGGCTTGCCATCAAGGGCATCGACCTCGAGACCGGAATCATCGGCAAGCGCCGGTCTGCCGGTCAGTCTGGCTACGGTCCTGGCCTTGCTCAGGGCGTTCTCCGTAAAGGTGTCGCCCTTTTCCTCCACCTCCCCCACCTCTGGGAAATCCTCTAACGAGTATGCCCGCCAGCCCTCCCTCTCAAGGCATCCCTTGATCTCACGAACCTTGCCCCTGTTTCGAGTTGCAAGGACTATCTCTGAGATATCAAACCGCCGGCTTCGACTTCCATCTCCATGCACGATATACCCACTCCGGTTCCAGTTTTCTCTTCACCGTCTATGTCCCTTGAACCTCAAGAAAAACAGGTTCCCGGGTATACCCGGGTTTCCGCTAAAGCAACCCTCCTGCTTTGACCTTTAGAATCTTCTCCTGCCCCCTTCTCCGCAGGTTCCTGGCGAGCTGTTCGGCCTCTCTGGCCGAGTGTGCCCATACGTACTCGATATGCCGAACCTTCGGATCCCCCTCCCTAATGATGCGGACCTTGTAGAGTCTCTTTCTCGCTCCTTCTCCAGCAATCGCCGTCATCCAGACCACCTCCTGCTACTGTCACATAGACCGTCCTCTGTTTCCCCAGGCCACATCCCTCGCTTCTCAAGAAAAACCCCTCGCGCTTCTACCGGTGAGCCATCGCATACCCCATAGAGCTATTACCCGAATCGGATCTTCGTAATCAGACATTCTTTGTACCACAAAGGAGCGGCCAAGGCCAACAAAAAACACCTCCGAGCCTGGAGGAGCGACACCGGCCCGGCGCACGAGATTACGCTGAGCCAAAAACCTCTCCATCGTCCGAGCCGACGGATAGTCCGGAAATTTCCTAAAAAAGATGGTATACTTAAACGAAACGGGGGCGAAATGGGTTCGACGGGGGTGATAGACACTAGGGTTGCATGCCGAGGTCCTGTTGCCTCGTTAAACAAACAGGAACAAAATACTCGCAGACAACTACGGGTACGCTCTGGCTGCCTAAGGGCAGCCAGCGTCCTTCCAGCCTTCTCCTGCGGGGCTGAAAAGGGCGTCATGCTAGCAGGATAGCTCCTTTCCCGAGGCTCATAGGGAAAGGGGCGAACCCCTTTTGAGCTACCGAGTCTGAGATCCTTCCCGTTGGAGATCAGAGGAGGGAAATCAAAAAAACGGGATAAGCATGTAGAGATCCTAG includes:
- a CDS encoding helix-turn-helix domain-containing protein produces the protein MRYLTITDVAQLLGRSPAAVRNLAWRRKIPYHKPAGRLLFVKDEIDRWVLESPGVSLEEVLDRGSARRS
- a CDS encoding LssY C-terminal domain-containing protein; translation: MNQETPVVEPLDAVCSDSLYCFSPENRRGLNVPEFPGYLSCLDEDWIFQTRVDPDYYSPAEVAYIKRFRFSRSKNNRMRAHFESMDVPVLVPPKETVSGFVHTDADPGFKYVNVVLVGFESVEIFNIVVEVPGIKADYEEVDLDSLYSREEIVDCDEEELRAALEKMPCCTTNKRGTGKGDPLNLVFIGDVEDLLVALVGSGWDVTERMSSGSMWRTVKSFFLGKRYRHSPVSSLYVFGRRQDAAFQKARQSVNERNHLRLWLSPLRFKNKPVWIGQISRDIGVKFTLRVGFLTTHVIDPDVDNDRWYLIQNLVEAHALAKLGYVAGVGKAPPDNPKHNLGGDPYFTDGLRAVMVCTKFPVRFKDVELFDWEFPPQSEKYRDYLVRQVKPGRKESRPDRAAGFSHRRGTR
- a CDS encoding XTP/dITP diphosphatase — encoded protein: MSEIVLATRNRGKVREIKGCLEREGWRAYSLEDFPEVGEVEEKGDTFTENALSKARTVARLTGRPALADDSGLEVDALDGKPGVLSARFAGQGATDEENNEKLLELLEGVPPERRGASFRCVLAIVWPSGEERIIEEDCRGMITSERRGTGGFGYDPLFFFPPLGKTFAELDQDEKNRVSHRGKALRRLKDVLRQEGEEGRSL